The Candidatus Thorarchaeota archaeon region CGTGGTTTTTCCAACGCCTGGATTGCCTGTTAAAAGTAATATGCGCTTATTCAACTGTTCTCCCTTAACATGGTTTAGGTATTGCCTTAATTAATGGTTCGCCAATAATCAACATTGGAGCAAAGCTAGAACATGGAAAAACGATTCGACATAGGTTTTCCAACGGAAATCGTGGCAGAAGGGAAAGCCAAAATACTGGTTCCAAAACTGGCAGCCTTTGTAAAATCGCCCTCAGATTATGCGCCTTCTAAAGCCCCTGTCTTCTACAATCCTGTCATGCGATTAAATCGTGAAATAGCAGTTTTAGCAGTGCAAACCTACCAAAAAATTGTGAATCGTGAAATCTCTGTGTGCGAGCCCTTAGCGGGTTGTGGAGT contains the following coding sequences:
- a CDS encoding 50S ribosomal protein L11 methyltransferase, whose translation is MEKRFDIGFPTEIVAEGKAKILVPKLAAFVKSPSDYAPSKAPVFYNPVMRLNREIAVLAVQTYQKIVNREISVCEPLAGCGVRGIRLATEVEGVKKVVIGDINEKATELAKHNVQMNHLSRRITVKHEDANLLLARYGAPHKRFD